In Colwellia sp. M166, a genomic segment contains:
- the tnpB gene encoding IS66 family insertion sequence element accessory protein TnpB (TnpB, as the term is used for proteins encoded by IS66 family insertion elements, is considered an accessory protein, since TnpC, encoded by a neighboring gene, is a DDE family transposase.) translates to MKMFSEVPEVFLHRDVVDFRKSINGLVGIVEGELEHDAYTGALFVFCNKARDKLKILYWDKTGFALWYKRLEKQKFKWPSKVSNQVFELTEQQLAWLLSGYDVVGHDPLHYESVI, encoded by the coding sequence ATGAAAATGTTTAGTGAAGTACCTGAAGTCTTTTTACACCGAGATGTTGTCGATTTTCGTAAATCGATAAATGGCTTGGTTGGTATTGTTGAAGGTGAACTTGAACATGACGCTTATACTGGCGCATTGTTCGTCTTTTGTAACAAAGCCAGAGACAAGCTTAAAATTCTCTATTGGGATAAAACAGGTTTTGCGTTGTGGTATAAGCGCCTAGAAAAACAGAAATTCAAATGGCCAAGTAAAGTATCAAACCAAGTGTTTGAATTAACGGAGCAGCAATTGGCTTGGTTACTCTCGGGTTATGATGTTGTAGGTCATGATCCATTACACTATGAATCGGTGATTTGA